The following proteins come from a genomic window of Actinacidiphila yeochonensis CN732:
- a CDS encoding NAD(P)-dependent oxidoreductase, whose amino-acid sequence MSTSSQQPHPAPQSSRPSPSGPLTVAVLGTGIMGAGMARSLAAAGHRVRAWNRTADRARPLAEYGVAVVEDPLEAVRDADAVVTMLLDGPAVLAVMRDGVRVMRQDAVWAQCSTVGPRAQRELAELAAGSGLLFLDAPVLGTRKPAETGQLTVLAAGSEAALAAAGPVFDAIGQRTVRVAGEPADGPASALKLVLNSWVLALNNATGEVMALAKALGVDPDRFFEAVDGGAMDVPYLRMKAQAIRSGDFAPSFTVEGALKDARLIAAAAEGAGVRLDLAEAGVERLGRAAAAGHGSEDMAAAYFASFTR is encoded by the coding sequence ATGTCGACGTCATCGCAGCAGCCGCACCCCGCGCCCCAGTCGTCCCGTCCGTCCCCGTCCGGCCCGCTCACCGTGGCCGTGCTCGGCACCGGCATCATGGGCGCCGGGATGGCCCGCAGCCTGGCCGCCGCCGGGCACCGGGTGCGCGCCTGGAACCGCACCGCCGACCGGGCCCGGCCGCTGGCCGAGTACGGGGTCGCCGTCGTCGAGGACCCGCTGGAGGCGGTGCGGGACGCGGACGCGGTGGTCACCATGCTGCTGGACGGCCCCGCCGTGCTGGCCGTGATGCGGGACGGGGTGCGGGTGATGCGCCAGGACGCGGTGTGGGCGCAGTGCTCCACCGTCGGGCCGCGAGCCCAGCGGGAACTGGCCGAACTGGCCGCCGGCAGCGGGCTGCTCTTCCTGGACGCGCCGGTGCTGGGCACCCGCAAGCCCGCCGAGACGGGCCAGTTGACGGTGCTCGCGGCCGGTTCGGAGGCGGCCCTGGCGGCCGCCGGTCCGGTCTTCGACGCCATCGGGCAGCGGACCGTCCGGGTGGCCGGCGAGCCCGCCGACGGGCCGGCCAGCGCGCTCAAGCTGGTGCTCAACAGCTGGGTGCTGGCGCTCAACAACGCCACCGGCGAGGTGATGGCGCTGGCCAAGGCCCTCGGTGTGGACCCGGACCGGTTCTTCGAGGCCGTCGACGGCGGCGCCATGGACGTGCCCTACCTGCGGATGAAGGCGCAGGCCATCCGGAGCGGCGACTTCGCGCCCAGCTTCACCGTCGAGGGCGCCCTGAAGGACGCGCGGCTGATCGCCGCGGCGGCCGAGGGCGCCGGGGTGCGGCTGGACCTCGCCGAGGCCGGCGTCGAGCGTCTGGGACGGGCGGCCGCGGCCGGCCACGGCAGCGAGGACATGGCCGCCGCGTACTTCGCCAGCTTCACGCGCTGA
- a CDS encoding ketoacyl-ACP synthase III produces MTAKIKPSKGAPHARILSVGGYRPVRVVPNEVILEHIDSSDEWIRSRSGIASRHWAGPDETVAEMALAASGKAVADAGINASEIGAVIVSTVTHFKQTPAVATEIAHRIGAGNPAAFDISAGCAGFTYGLTLGKGLITDGTAKYVLVIGVERLSDLTDKEDRATAFLFGDGAGAVILGPSQEPAIGPTVWGSEGDKSNTITQTVPWDRFRSGDLDQLPLDASGEVKFPAITQEGQAVFRWAVYEMARVAQEALDAAGVSADDLDVFIPHQANMRIIDSMIKALKLPEHVAVARDIETTGNTSAASIPLAMERLLATGEAKSGDTALVIGFGAGLVYAAAVVTLP; encoded by the coding sequence ATGACTGCCAAGATCAAGCCCAGCAAGGGCGCCCCGCACGCGCGCATCCTCAGCGTGGGCGGCTACCGCCCGGTGCGGGTGGTGCCCAACGAGGTGATCCTCGAACACATCGACTCCAGCGACGAGTGGATCAGGTCCCGCTCCGGCATCGCCTCACGGCACTGGGCCGGGCCGGACGAGACCGTCGCGGAGATGGCGCTGGCGGCCAGCGGCAAGGCCGTCGCGGACGCCGGGATCAACGCCTCGGAGATCGGCGCCGTCATCGTCTCGACCGTCACGCACTTCAAGCAGACGCCGGCGGTCGCCACCGAGATCGCGCACCGGATCGGGGCCGGCAATCCCGCCGCGTTCGACATCTCCGCCGGCTGCGCGGGCTTCACCTACGGCCTGACCCTCGGCAAGGGCCTGATCACCGACGGCACCGCCAAGTACGTGCTGGTGATCGGCGTGGAGCGGCTGAGCGACCTCACCGACAAGGAGGACCGCGCGACCGCGTTCCTCTTCGGCGACGGCGCCGGCGCGGTCATCCTCGGCCCGTCCCAGGAGCCCGCCATAGGACCGACGGTCTGGGGCTCGGAGGGCGACAAGTCCAACACCATCACCCAGACCGTGCCCTGGGACCGGTTCCGGAGCGGCGACCTGGACCAGCTGCCGCTGGACGCCAGCGGCGAGGTCAAGTTCCCGGCGATCACCCAGGAGGGCCAGGCGGTCTTCCGCTGGGCGGTCTACGAGATGGCGCGGGTCGCCCAGGAGGCGCTGGACGCCGCCGGGGTCAGCGCGGACGACCTCGACGTGTTCATCCCGCACCAGGCGAACATGCGGATCATCGACTCGATGATCAAGGCGCTGAAGCTGCCCGAGCACGTCGCGGTGGCCCGGGACATCGAGACCACCGGCAACACGTCGGCCGCGTCGATCCCGCTGGCCATGGAGCGGCTGCTGGCCACCGGCGAGGCCAAGAGCGGGGACACCGCGCTGGTCATCGGGTTCGGGGCGGGTCTCGTCTACGCCGCCGCGGTCGTTACCCTCCCCTAG
- a CDS encoding serine hydrolase domain-containing protein: MESLEQVTGWPVGNVAAGVVRGDGTVAGTVGDSSRPFRLASVTKLLTAYAALVAYEEGVFELDDPAGPDGATVRHLLAHTSGLAFDGSKAMAAPGTRRIYSNSGFEVLADTLAKGAGIPFAEYLRQAVLDPLGMAGTTLSGSPAHGATSTVTDLLAFARELMAPRLLHPSTVAAATTVAFPGLRGVLPGYGQQDPNDWGLGFELRARKSPHWTGSLSSPATFGHFGQAGTFLWVDPEAGAACVALTDRDFGEWALPLWPKLTDAVLAELRRPA; encoded by the coding sequence ATGGAGAGCTTGGAGCAGGTCACGGGGTGGCCGGTGGGGAACGTCGCGGCAGGGGTGGTCCGGGGGGACGGCACCGTGGCGGGGACGGTCGGCGACAGCTCGCGGCCGTTCCGGCTCGCGTCGGTGACGAAGCTGCTCACCGCCTACGCCGCGCTCGTCGCCTACGAGGAGGGCGTGTTCGAGCTGGACGACCCCGCCGGGCCGGACGGCGCGACCGTGCGCCACCTGCTCGCCCACACCTCGGGGCTGGCCTTCGACGGCTCCAAGGCGATGGCCGCGCCGGGCACCCGGCGGATCTACTCCAACTCCGGCTTCGAGGTGCTCGCCGACACCCTCGCCAAGGGGGCCGGCATCCCCTTCGCGGAGTACCTGCGGCAGGCCGTGCTCGACCCGCTGGGCATGGCGGGCACGACCCTGTCCGGCTCCCCCGCGCACGGCGCGACCTCCACCGTCACCGACCTGCTGGCGTTCGCGCGCGAGCTGATGGCGCCGCGGCTGCTGCACCCCTCCACCGTGGCGGCGGCCACCACGGTCGCGTTCCCCGGGCTGCGGGGCGTCCTGCCCGGCTACGGGCAGCAGGACCCCAACGACTGGGGGCTCGGCTTCGAGCTGCGCGCCCGCAAGTCGCCGCACTGGACCGGGTCGCTCTCCTCCCCCGCGACGTTCGGGCACTTCGGGCAGGCCGGCACGTTCCTGTGGGTGGACCCGGAGGCCGGCGCGGCCTGCGTGGCGCTCACCGACCGGGACTTCGGCGAGTGGGCGCTCCCACTGTGGCCGAAGCTGACCGACGCGGTGCTGGCCGAGCTGCGCCGCCCCGCGTGA
- a CDS encoding DUF3145 domain-containing protein produces MTTRGVLYVHAAPRALCPHVEWAVAGVLGVRVNLDWVRQPAAPGTWRAEFSWQGESGTASRLASALRGWQLLRFEVTAEPCASAEGERYSATPELGIFHAVIGMHGDILVPEDRLRAAMARAASGEAELAAEVARLLGKPWDDELEPFRYAGEGAPVRWLHQVV; encoded by the coding sequence GTGACGACACGTGGAGTTCTGTACGTGCACGCCGCACCACGCGCGCTGTGCCCGCATGTGGAGTGGGCCGTCGCGGGCGTCCTCGGCGTGCGCGTGAACCTTGACTGGGTCCGCCAGCCGGCCGCGCCCGGCACCTGGCGTGCCGAGTTCTCGTGGCAGGGCGAGTCCGGCACCGCCTCCCGGCTCGCCTCGGCGCTGCGCGGCTGGCAGCTGCTGCGTTTCGAGGTCACCGCCGAGCCGTGCGCGTCCGCCGAGGGCGAGCGCTACAGCGCCACCCCCGAGCTGGGCATCTTCCACGCCGTCATCGGCATGCACGGCGACATCCTCGTCCCCGAGGACCGGCTGCGCGCCGCCATGGCCCGCGCGGCCTCCGGCGAGGCGGAGCTGGCCGCCGAGGTGGCCCGGCTGCTGGGCAAGCCGTGGGACGACGAGCTGGAGCCGTTCCGCTACGCCGGCGAGGGCGCTCCCGTCCGCTGGCTGCACCAGGTCGTCTGA
- a CDS encoding ACP S-malonyltransferase → MLVLVAPGQGAQAPGFLTPWLDLPGAADRVAGWSDAVGLDLAYYGTKADADEIRDTKVAQPLLVAAGLLSAGELGVFAPGAAGRPDLVAGHSVGEITAAALAGVLGERDALAFTATRGRAMAEAAAVTETGMAAVLGGDPDAVVAHLEGLGLTPANINGAGQIVAAGTAEQLAALAADPPEKARVRPLQVAGAFHTSHMAPAVAALEALAPSLAVSDPALPYVSNADGQAVEKGAEVLRRLVAQVSGPVRWDLCMETFQRRGVTAVIEVSPGGTLVGLAKRALPGVRTLALKTPDDLAAARELAAQAAGPAEDRPQRAEQEPPQR, encoded by the coding sequence GTGCTCGTACTCGTCGCTCCCGGTCAAGGCGCTCAGGCGCCCGGTTTCCTGACCCCCTGGCTCGACCTGCCCGGCGCGGCGGACCGCGTCGCGGGGTGGTCCGACGCTGTCGGCCTCGACCTCGCCTACTACGGCACCAAGGCCGACGCCGACGAGATCCGCGACACCAAGGTGGCGCAGCCGCTGCTGGTGGCCGCCGGTCTGCTGTCCGCCGGCGAGCTGGGCGTGTTCGCGCCCGGCGCCGCGGGCCGTCCGGACCTGGTGGCCGGCCACAGCGTCGGCGAGATCACGGCGGCGGCGCTCGCCGGGGTCCTCGGCGAGCGGGACGCGCTGGCCTTCACCGCCACCCGCGGGCGGGCCATGGCCGAGGCGGCGGCCGTCACCGAGACCGGCATGGCCGCGGTGCTCGGCGGCGACCCCGACGCGGTGGTGGCCCACCTGGAGGGCCTGGGGCTGACCCCGGCCAACATCAACGGCGCCGGCCAGATCGTCGCGGCCGGCACCGCCGAGCAGCTCGCCGCGCTGGCGGCGGACCCGCCGGAGAAGGCCCGGGTCCGGCCGCTCCAGGTGGCGGGCGCCTTCCACACCTCCCACATGGCCCCCGCGGTGGCCGCGCTGGAGGCGCTGGCGCCCTCCCTCGCGGTCTCCGACCCGGCTCTGCCGTATGTTTCGAACGCGGACGGGCAGGCGGTGGAGAAGGGCGCGGAGGTGCTGCGCCGACTCGTCGCCCAGGTGTCCGGCCCGGTCCGCTGGGACCTGTGCATGGAGACCTTCCAGCGGCGCGGTGTGACCGCCGTCATCGAGGTGTCGCCCGGCGGGACCCTGGTGGGCCTGGCCAAGCGCGCCCTGCCCGGGGTCCGCACCCTGGCGCTCAAGACCCCTGACGACCTGGCGGCGGCCCGCGAGCTGGCGGCGCAGGCGGCAGGACCGGCGGAGGACCGACCGCAGCGAGCCGAACAGGAGCCACCGCAGCGATGA
- a CDS encoding MerR family transcriptional regulator, producing the protein MTVVRVAKSSDTGEVRGGRAGPRATAGCAGHPRPDGQDWYTISEVSDATGLSAHTLRWYERIGLLPRVDRSHTGQRQFSKRDLDWLGLVGKLRLTGMPVADMVAYAELVRAGSHTFGERRTLLETTRTDVLRRIAELQDTLTVLDGKIAAYAGAAAAAPERNA; encoded by the coding sequence ATGACCGTTGTGCGGGTGGCGAAGAGCTCTGACACAGGCGAGGTCCGCGGCGGGAGGGCCGGACCGCGCGCCACCGCCGGCTGCGCGGGCCACCCGCGCCCGGACGGCCAGGACTGGTACACGATCAGCGAGGTCTCCGACGCCACCGGCCTGAGCGCCCACACGCTGCGCTGGTACGAGCGGATCGGCCTGCTGCCGCGCGTGGACCGCTCGCACACCGGCCAGCGCCAGTTCAGCAAACGCGACCTGGACTGGCTCGGCCTCGTCGGCAAGCTGCGGCTGACCGGGATGCCGGTGGCCGACATGGTCGCCTACGCCGAGCTGGTCCGCGCCGGCTCCCACACCTTCGGCGAGCGGCGGACGCTGCTGGAGACCACCCGCACCGACGTGCTCCGCCGGATCGCGGAGCTGCAGGACACCCTGACCGTGCTGGACGGCAAGATCGCCGCCTACGCGGGCGCCGCGGCCGCGGCCCCGGAGAGGAACGCGTGA
- a CDS encoding pirin family protein has protein sequence MSAPDGSPAGGLPSPGGGFEVRRAADRYLGGDPAAGVTTRHTFSFGEFYDPANTRFGLLLACNEELLAAGAGFAEHTHRDTEIVTWVLAGELEHRDADGTAVTLRPGDAQLLSAGGGVRHVERNPGAEPLVFVQMWLHPDPFGGPPRHTVARDPAGARGPAGPGLHPVASGLPSVPAPLALRQPHAALYLGRGAAELPAAPFRHVQAVRGRVAVGGRLLAPGDTLRVTGGGPLDAVPAEGERGAPEYLVWEMHAEPSYG, from the coding sequence GTGAGCGCGCCCGACGGCTCCCCGGCCGGCGGACTCCCTTCCCCCGGGGGCGGGTTCGAGGTGCGCCGGGCCGCCGACCGGTACCTCGGCGGCGATCCGGCGGCGGGCGTCACCACCCGGCACACGTTCTCCTTCGGCGAGTTCTACGATCCGGCCAACACCCGCTTCGGGCTGCTGCTGGCCTGCAACGAGGAACTCCTCGCCGCCGGAGCCGGGTTCGCCGAGCACACCCACCGGGACACCGAGATCGTCACCTGGGTGCTGGCAGGCGAGCTGGAGCACCGGGACGCCGACGGCACCGCCGTGACGCTGCGCCCCGGCGACGCCCAACTCCTCAGCGCGGGCGGCGGGGTGCGGCACGTGGAGCGCAACCCCGGCGCCGAACCGCTGGTGTTCGTCCAGATGTGGCTGCACCCGGACCCGTTCGGCGGCCCGCCCCGGCACACCGTGGCCCGCGATCCGGCCGGCGCGCGCGGGCCGGCCGGGCCCGGCCTGCACCCGGTCGCCTCGGGCCTGCCGTCGGTGCCCGCGCCGCTGGCGCTGCGGCAGCCGCACGCCGCCCTGTACCTGGGCCGGGGCGCGGCGGAGCTGCCGGCCGCGCCGTTCCGGCACGTGCAGGCCGTCCGGGGCCGGGTGGCGGTCGGCGGCCGGCTGCTGGCGCCCGGAGACACCCTGCGGGTGACCGGGGGCGGCCCCCTTGACGCCGTACCGGCCGAAGGGGAGCGAGGGGCACCCGAGTACCTGGTGTGGGAGATGCACGCCGAGCCCTCGTACGGCTGA
- the fabF gene encoding beta-ketoacyl-ACP synthase II: MSPTNRTVVVTGIGATTPLGGDSASTWEALLAGRSGVRALTEDWAADLPVRIAARVAVEPGEVLPRPVARKLDRSAQFALIAAREAWADAGFTAKAGEDPAIDPDRLGTVIASGIGGVTTLLDQYDVLREQGVRKVSPHTVPMLMPNSPSANVGIDVNARAGVHTPVSACASGAEAIGYAIQMIRTGRADVVVAGGTEAAIHPLPIVAFGNMMAMSKRNDDPQGASRPYDRDRNGFVLGEGAGVVVLESAEHAAARGARVYCEAVGQGISSDAHHITQPEPSGRGIAAALQHLLDDTDIKPAEIAHVNAHATSTPQGDVAELKALRRVFGDDVDHFAVSATKSMTGHLLGGAGGIETVATVLALHNRLAPPTINLVNPDPEADADIVVDKPRPLPEGTIAALNNSFGFGGHNVVLALRTLSV; encoded by the coding sequence GTGAGCCCGACCAATCGCACTGTGGTCGTCACCGGTATCGGAGCAACCACACCGCTGGGTGGCGACAGCGCGTCGACCTGGGAGGCCCTGCTGGCCGGCCGGTCAGGCGTGCGCGCGCTGACCGAGGACTGGGCGGCGGACCTGCCGGTACGGATCGCCGCGCGGGTCGCCGTCGAGCCCGGCGAGGTACTGCCGCGGCCCGTGGCCAGGAAGCTGGACCGCAGCGCCCAGTTCGCCCTGATCGCCGCCCGCGAGGCGTGGGCGGACGCCGGCTTCACCGCGAAGGCCGGTGAGGACCCGGCGATCGACCCGGACCGCCTCGGCACGGTGATCGCCTCCGGCATCGGCGGCGTGACCACGCTGCTCGACCAGTACGACGTCCTCCGGGAGCAGGGCGTGCGCAAGGTGTCCCCGCACACCGTGCCCATGCTCATGCCCAACAGCCCGTCGGCCAACGTCGGCATCGACGTCAACGCCCGCGCCGGGGTGCACACCCCGGTCAGCGCGTGCGCGTCCGGCGCCGAGGCCATCGGCTACGCGATCCAGATGATCCGCACCGGCCGCGCCGACGTGGTGGTGGCCGGCGGCACCGAGGCGGCCATCCACCCGCTGCCGATCGTCGCCTTCGGCAACATGATGGCGATGTCCAAGCGGAACGACGACCCGCAGGGCGCCTCCCGCCCCTACGACCGGGACCGCAACGGCTTCGTGCTCGGCGAGGGCGCGGGCGTGGTCGTCCTGGAGTCCGCGGAGCACGCCGCCGCGCGTGGCGCCCGCGTCTACTGCGAGGCCGTGGGCCAGGGCATCTCGTCCGACGCCCACCACATCACGCAGCCGGAGCCGTCCGGGCGCGGTATCGCCGCCGCCCTCCAGCACCTGCTGGACGACACCGACATCAAGCCCGCCGAGATCGCGCACGTCAACGCGCACGCCACGTCCACCCCGCAGGGCGACGTGGCCGAACTGAAGGCGCTGCGCCGGGTCTTCGGCGACGACGTGGACCACTTCGCGGTGTCCGCCACGAAGTCGATGACCGGGCACCTGCTCGGCGGCGCGGGCGGCATCGAGACGGTCGCCACCGTGCTGGCCCTGCACAACCGGCTGGCGCCGCCCACGATCAACCTGGTCAACCCCGACCCGGAGGCGGACGCGGACATCGTCGTGGACAAGCCGCGCCCGCTGCCCGAGGGCACGATCGCCGCGCTCAACAACTCGTTCGGCTTCGGCGGCCACAACGTGGTGCTGGCGCTGCGCACGCTGAGCGTCTGA
- a CDS encoding DUF4429 domain-containing protein, with translation MGDVLSGSNAVWEVAPDALVIRYSRGVRGSRLLQTLGERRVPYGALGGVDVFEGRKGTVVLRALPRPGADPLMEVADGQLRESADPYRLVLPEQGRERAEECRGELLGAIAAAGGAEPCRFLVAAPAAPRSFKAYDAKVSFDGRAVTFHWFRTGASTAKWKAGDQTFPVEELSGVRWRSPEQVHGHLRLLPREPAAATGTPPSFPRPAPVAAAGPRPAGREADPAYQDPSAVVFGLGYGPVHESLPFAAAVLAAIRAARARP, from the coding sequence ATGGGTGACGTGCTGAGCGGAAGCAACGCCGTGTGGGAGGTCGCACCCGACGCACTGGTCATCCGCTACAGCAGAGGCGTACGGGGCTCCCGGCTGCTCCAGACGCTCGGCGAGCGGCGGGTGCCGTACGGCGCGCTGGGGGGCGTGGACGTGTTCGAGGGCCGCAAGGGCACGGTGGTGCTGAGAGCACTGCCGAGGCCCGGCGCGGACCCGCTGATGGAGGTGGCCGACGGCCAGCTGCGGGAGAGCGCCGACCCCTACCGGCTGGTGCTGCCCGAGCAGGGCAGGGAGCGCGCCGAGGAGTGCCGGGGGGAGCTGCTCGGCGCCATCGCGGCGGCCGGCGGCGCGGAGCCGTGCCGGTTCCTGGTGGCCGCGCCGGCGGCGCCGCGCTCGTTCAAGGCGTACGACGCGAAGGTCTCCTTCGACGGCCGGGCGGTGACGTTCCACTGGTTCCGCACCGGCGCGTCCACGGCGAAGTGGAAGGCCGGCGACCAGACGTTCCCGGTGGAGGAGCTGTCCGGGGTGCGCTGGCGCAGCCCGGAGCAGGTCCACGGCCACCTGCGGCTGCTGCCGCGCGAGCCGGCCGCGGCGACCGGGACGCCGCCGTCCTTCCCGCGCCCCGCCCCGGTCGCGGCTGCCGGCCCCCGCCCGGCCGGGCGGGAGGCCGACCCCGCCTACCAGGACCCCTCGGCGGTGGTCTTCGGCCTCGGCTACGGGCCCGTGCACGAGTCGCTGCCGTTCGCGGCCGCGGTGCTGGCGGCGATCCGGGCGGCCCGCGCCCGGCCCTGA
- a CDS encoding PucR family transcriptional regulator — translation MPEPSKAPRPTEPVGDHPATLRRLEKSAGHLAANAIARMDETLPWYRAMPPENRSWIGLVAQAGIAAFTEWFRHPGTPQAISTDVFGTAPRELTRAISLRQTVEMVRTTIEVMEAAIDEVAAPGDEAVLREALLVYAREIAFATAQVYAQAAEARGAWDARLESLVVNAVLSGEADEGVLSRAAALGWKSPDRVVVVLGTAPTGDSELTVEAIRRASRHAKVQVLTGVLGDRLVVIAGGDDDPIRVAKALLGPFAPGPVVAGPVVGDLLSATRSARAAAAGLRACRAWPDAPRPVLSDDLLPERAMAGDRQARDQLVEEIYRPLKDAGSALLETLSVYLEQASSLEGAARMLFVHPNTVRYRLRRVTDVTGWSPSDVRSAFTLRIALILGRLSETERAS, via the coding sequence GTGCCCGAACCCTCCAAAGCGCCCCGTCCCACCGAACCGGTCGGCGACCACCCCGCGACCCTGCGCCGGCTGGAGAAGTCCGCCGGGCACCTGGCCGCGAACGCCATCGCGCGGATGGACGAGACGCTGCCGTGGTACCGGGCGATGCCGCCGGAGAACCGCAGCTGGATCGGCCTGGTCGCACAGGCCGGTATCGCCGCCTTCACCGAGTGGTTCCGCCACCCCGGAACGCCGCAGGCCATCAGCACCGACGTGTTCGGCACCGCCCCGCGCGAGCTGACCCGGGCGATCTCGCTGCGCCAGACCGTGGAGATGGTCCGCACCACGATCGAGGTGATGGAGGCGGCCATCGACGAGGTGGCCGCGCCCGGCGACGAGGCGGTGCTGCGGGAGGCGCTGCTGGTCTACGCGCGGGAGATCGCGTTCGCCACTGCGCAGGTCTACGCGCAGGCCGCCGAGGCCCGCGGCGCCTGGGACGCGCGGCTGGAGTCGCTGGTGGTCAACGCGGTGCTCTCCGGCGAGGCCGACGAGGGCGTGCTGTCGCGGGCGGCGGCGCTGGGCTGGAAGTCGCCGGACCGGGTGGTGGTGGTGCTGGGCACCGCGCCCACCGGGGACAGCGAGCTGACCGTGGAGGCGATCCGGCGGGCCTCCCGGCACGCCAAGGTCCAGGTGCTGACCGGGGTGCTCGGCGATCGGCTGGTGGTGATCGCCGGCGGCGACGACGATCCGATCCGGGTGGCGAAGGCGCTCCTCGGGCCGTTCGCGCCGGGCCCGGTGGTGGCCGGCCCGGTGGTCGGCGACCTGCTCTCGGCGACCCGCTCGGCGCGCGCGGCGGCGGCCGGGCTGCGGGCGTGCCGGGCCTGGCCGGACGCCCCGCGTCCGGTACTCTCCGACGACCTGCTGCCGGAGCGGGCGATGGCGGGCGACCGTCAGGCCCGCGACCAGTTGGTGGAGGAGATCTACAGGCCGCTGAAGGATGCGGGCTCTGCCCTGTTGGAGACTCTGAGTGTCTACCTGGAGCAGGCGTCCTCACTGGAGGGCGCCGCGAGGATGCTTTTCGTGCACCCCAATACCGTCCGCTACCGGCTGCGACGTGTGACCGATGTCACCGGCTGGTCACCCTCCGATGTTCGATCGGCGTTCACCCTGCGCATCGCACTGATCCTGGGCCGCCTCTCGGAGACTGAGCGCGCCAGCTGA
- a CDS encoding organic hydroperoxide resistance protein: MAPQTVDVLYTAVATAENGRDGRVSSDDGRLDVVVNPPREMGGSGAGTNPEQLFAAGYGACFQSALGAVARGTGVDVAGSRVTAKVGIGPISGGYGLAVELVVSIPGADAATARELVEKAHQVCPYSNATRGNIEVTLTVA, translated from the coding sequence ATGGCCCCGCAGACCGTGGACGTCCTGTACACCGCCGTGGCGACCGCGGAGAACGGCCGTGACGGCCGGGTCTCCAGCGACGACGGCCGGTTGGACGTTGTCGTCAACCCGCCCAGGGAGATGGGCGGCAGCGGCGCCGGCACCAACCCGGAGCAGCTCTTCGCGGCCGGGTACGGCGCCTGCTTCCAGAGCGCCCTCGGGGCGGTGGCCCGCGGTACGGGCGTGGACGTGGCGGGTTCGCGGGTGACGGCGAAGGTCGGGATCGGGCCGATCTCCGGCGGCTACGGGCTCGCTGTCGAACTGGTCGTGTCCATCCCGGGCGCCGACGCCGCCACCGCGCGGGAGCTGGTCGAGAAGGCCCACCAGGTCTGCCCGTACTCCAACGCGACCCGCGGCAACATCGAGGTCACCCTGACCGTCGCCTGA
- a CDS encoding aldo/keto reductase translates to MSDIGRLPAERLGADGPLVGVQGLGCMGMSEFYGATDEAAARATLETALDLGVTLFDTADIYGSGANEEFLAPFLRAHRDEVVLATKYAIVRKDDDPAYRGVSNDPAYVRSAVEASLRRLGTDVVDLYYMHRRDPAVPLAESVGAMAELVAAGKVRHLGLSEVTGAELREAHAVHPIAAVQSEWSLFSRDVELSLVGAAAALGVAVVPYSPLGRGFLTGAFQDAASDLAADDFRRYQPRFSGDNARRNAELLAPVRQAAEAHGATLGQIALAWVHQRADAHGLPVVPIPGTRRSERVRENTAAAAIRLTKEELELLEPIGSQVAGDRYPDMSGTSLARE, encoded by the coding sequence ATGAGCGACATCGGACGGCTGCCCGCCGAACGGCTGGGCGCGGACGGCCCCCTGGTGGGCGTCCAGGGCCTGGGCTGCATGGGGATGAGCGAGTTCTACGGCGCCACCGACGAGGCCGCGGCCCGCGCGACGCTGGAGACCGCGCTCGACCTGGGCGTGACCCTCTTCGACACCGCCGACATCTACGGCAGCGGCGCCAACGAGGAGTTCCTCGCGCCCTTCCTGCGGGCCCACCGCGACGAGGTGGTGCTGGCCACCAAGTACGCCATCGTGCGCAAGGACGACGACCCGGCATACCGGGGCGTCAGCAACGACCCCGCGTACGTCCGGTCCGCCGTCGAGGCGAGCCTGAGGCGGCTGGGCACCGACGTCGTCGACCTGTACTACATGCACCGGCGCGACCCGGCCGTGCCGCTGGCCGAGTCCGTGGGCGCGATGGCCGAGCTGGTGGCCGCCGGCAAGGTCCGCCACCTGGGCCTGTCGGAGGTGACCGGGGCGGAGCTGCGCGAGGCGCACGCGGTGCACCCGATCGCCGCGGTGCAGTCGGAGTGGTCGCTCTTCAGCCGGGACGTCGAGCTGTCCCTGGTGGGCGCCGCGGCGGCCCTGGGCGTGGCCGTCGTGCCGTACTCGCCGCTGGGACGGGGCTTCCTGACCGGCGCGTTCCAGGACGCCGCCAGCGACCTCGCGGCCGACGACTTCCGGCGGTACCAGCCGCGCTTCAGCGGCGACAACGCCCGGCGCAACGCCGAGCTGCTGGCGCCGGTGCGGCAGGCGGCCGAGGCGCACGGCGCCACGCTGGGGCAGATCGCGCTGGCCTGGGTGCACCAGCGGGCCGACGCGCACGGCCTGCCGGTCGTACCGATCCCGGGCACCCGGCGCTCCGAGCGGGTCCGGGAGAACACCGCCGCCGCCGCGATCCGGCTCACGAAGGAGGAGCTGGAGCTGCTGGAGCCGATCGGCTCCCAGGTGGCCGGCGACCGCTACCCGGACATGAGCGGCACCTCGCTGGCCCGCGAGTAG
- a CDS encoding acyl carrier protein: MAATKEEIVAGLADIVNEIAGIPTEDVQLDKSFTDDLDVDSLSMVEVVVAAEEQFSVKIPDDDVKNLKTVGDAVDYILKAQD; this comes from the coding sequence ATGGCTGCCACCAAGGAAGAGATCGTCGCCGGTCTCGCCGACATCGTGAACGAGATCGCCGGTATCCCCACCGAGGACGTCCAGCTGGACAAGTCCTTCACCGACGACCTGGACGTCGACTCGCTGTCCATGGTCGAGGTCGTGGTCGCCGCTGAGGAGCAGTTCAGCGTGAAGATCCCGGACGACGACGTCAAGAACCTCAAGACCGTCGGCGACGCTGTCGACTACATCCTCAAGGCCCAGGACTGA